From a region of the Actinopolymorpha singaporensis genome:
- the aroA gene encoding 3-phosphoshikimate 1-carboxyvinyltransferase, whose product MGSLASDLWTAPLAAAAVDADVRIPGSKSITNRALLLAALADGPSVVRHPLRARDTALMAGALRTLGTRIEETPQGWNVTPEPMRGPGRVDCGLAGTVMRFVPPVAVLACGDIAFDGDPRARERPMGPILSALRALGGAVDDGGRNALPFTVRGTGAMPGGPVEIDASASSQFVSALLLAGSRYDAGVTVHHVGKAVPSLPHIDLTVAMLRERGVAVDDGDAHTWRVEPGPIRAYDTDVEPDLSNAAPFLAAGLVTGGRIRVLGWPETTEQAGDALRDIFTLMGAHVRLDSEGLTLRGPDTITGVDLDLHDVSELTPVVAAVAALATGPSRLRGIAHIRGHETDRLAALATELSRLGGDVRETEDGLEISPRPLRGGDFRTYHDHRMAHAAAVLGLVVPDLRVEDIATTGKTLPDFAAMWSAMLGREAAA is encoded by the coding sequence ATGGGAAGTCTCGCCAGCGACCTGTGGACCGCGCCGCTCGCCGCCGCCGCGGTGGACGCCGACGTCCGCATCCCGGGGTCGAAGTCGATCACCAACCGCGCGCTGCTGCTCGCCGCCCTCGCCGACGGCCCCTCGGTCGTCCGGCACCCGCTGCGGGCCCGCGACACCGCCCTGATGGCCGGGGCGCTGCGCACGCTCGGCACCCGGATCGAGGAGACGCCGCAGGGATGGAACGTCACGCCCGAGCCCATGCGCGGCCCGGGCCGGGTCGACTGCGGGCTGGCCGGAACGGTCATGCGGTTCGTGCCACCGGTGGCGGTGCTCGCCTGCGGCGACATCGCCTTCGACGGTGACCCGCGGGCACGGGAGCGGCCGATGGGCCCGATCCTGTCCGCGCTGCGCGCCCTCGGCGGTGCCGTCGACGACGGCGGACGCAACGCGCTGCCGTTCACCGTGCGCGGCACCGGCGCGATGCCGGGCGGCCCGGTCGAGATCGACGCCTCGGCCTCCAGCCAGTTCGTCTCGGCACTGCTGCTGGCCGGCTCCCGCTACGACGCCGGCGTGACGGTGCACCACGTCGGCAAGGCGGTGCCCTCGCTGCCCCACATCGACCTGACGGTGGCGATGCTCCGCGAACGCGGCGTGGCCGTCGACGACGGTGACGCGCACACCTGGCGGGTGGAGCCGGGGCCGATCCGGGCGTACGACACCGACGTGGAACCCGACCTGTCCAACGCCGCGCCGTTCCTCGCCGCGGGCCTGGTCACCGGCGGCCGGATCCGGGTGCTCGGGTGGCCCGAGACAACCGAACAGGCCGGTGACGCACTTCGGGACATCTTCACCCTGATGGGCGCACACGTCCGCCTGGACAGCGAAGGGCTGACCCTGCGCGGCCCGGACACGATCACCGGCGTCGACCTCGACCTGCACGACGTGAGCGAACTGACCCCGGTGGTGGCCGCCGTCGCGGCGCTCGCCACCGGACCCTCCCGGCTGCGCGGGATCGCCCACATCCGCGGCCACGAGACCGACCGGCTGGCCGCCCTGGCGACCGAGCTCAGCCGGCTCGGCGGTGACGTACGCGAGACCGAGGACGGCCTGGAGATCTCGCCGCGCCCGTTGCGAGGCGGCGACTTCCGCACGTACCACGACCACCGGATGGCGCATGCCGCCGCCGTGCTCGGGCTGGTCGTTCCGGACCTGCGGGTCGAGGACATCGCCACCACCGGCAAG
- a CDS encoding MFS transporter: MTSGTTGDAERADQAERADPGDAAEGTGEAPADPPVPLHRNRDFRRLWVGQACSELGSGAAGLAYPLLVLALTGSPIQAGLVGTVRMAASTLSGLPAGALVDRWNRRRVMIGCEALRACAALGLVAAILGGRASLPLILAVAVVEGGAGALFGPAQTAAVRNIVPAAQLPTAVARNEARGYAAELAGPPLGGALFAVARWVPFLADAVSYVVSLVAVWLIRRPLRAEHSERPEPLGRAVWSGLRFVVGEPFLRAMLVLAPLVNAAFAGVLFVLVVVLLQRGTPPAAVGAVQSAIMVGGLLGALAAPWLQPRIRVQALVIGFLWVITGLVTAAAFVPGSYPVAVLLALAILPAPTLNAALVGYQIAITPDHMQGRVDSAIGLLAQCLQPLAPLLGGAVVAWWGGRGGFLAFAGILAVAAVVASLSKGVRKLRPL; this comes from the coding sequence ATGACCAGCGGCACGACCGGCGACGCCGAACGAGCAGACCAAGCCGAGCGGGCCGACCCCGGCGACGCTGCCGAGGGGACCGGCGAGGCGCCGGCCGATCCACCGGTCCCACTGCACCGCAACCGCGACTTCCGGCGGCTGTGGGTCGGCCAGGCCTGCTCCGAGCTCGGCTCCGGCGCCGCCGGTCTGGCGTACCCGCTCCTGGTTCTGGCGCTCACCGGCTCACCGATCCAGGCCGGGCTGGTCGGCACCGTGCGAATGGCGGCGAGCACGCTGTCCGGCCTTCCGGCCGGTGCGCTGGTGGACCGCTGGAACCGCCGCCGCGTCATGATCGGCTGCGAGGCCCTCCGGGCGTGCGCGGCTCTCGGGCTGGTGGCCGCCATCCTCGGCGGCCGGGCGTCCCTGCCACTCATCCTCGCGGTGGCCGTGGTCGAGGGCGGTGCCGGTGCGTTGTTCGGTCCGGCGCAGACCGCGGCGGTACGCAACATCGTTCCCGCCGCGCAACTGCCGACCGCGGTGGCCCGCAACGAGGCACGCGGCTACGCGGCGGAGTTGGCCGGACCACCGCTGGGAGGTGCGTTGTTCGCGGTCGCCCGCTGGGTGCCGTTCCTCGCCGACGCGGTGTCCTACGTCGTCTCTCTGGTCGCGGTGTGGCTGATCCGGCGACCGCTGCGAGCCGAGCACAGCGAACGGCCCGAGCCGCTCGGCCGGGCGGTCTGGTCCGGGCTGCGGTTCGTGGTCGGTGAGCCGTTCCTGCGCGCGATGCTGGTGCTCGCGCCGCTGGTGAACGCGGCGTTCGCGGGCGTGCTGTTCGTCCTCGTGGTGGTGCTGCTGCAACGCGGGACACCGCCCGCGGCGGTGGGAGCGGTGCAGTCGGCGATCATGGTCGGCGGCCTGCTCGGCGCGCTGGCCGCGCCGTGGCTGCAGCCGCGGATCCGGGTCCAGGCCCTCGTCATCGGCTTCCTGTGGGTCATCACCGGCCTGGTCACCGCGGCGGCGTTCGTGCCCGGCAGCTATCCGGTGGCCGTCCTGCTGGCGCTGGCGATCTTGCCGGCACCGACCCTCAACGCGGCTCTGGTCGGCTACCAGATCGCGATCACGCCCGATCACATGCAGGGCCGGGTCGACAGCGCGATCGGCCTGCTCGCCCAGTGCCTGCAGCCACTCGCGCCGCTGCTCGGCGGCGCCGTCGTCGCCTGGTGGGGCGGCCGCGGCGGGTTCCTCGCGTTCGCCGGGATTCTCGCGGTCGCGGCGGTGGTGGCCAGTCTGTCCAAGGGCGTACGAAAGCTTCGGCCGCTGTAG